gccGCCTCCTGCTTCTGCTCCACCCAGTAGAGGCGCACCGCCTCCTCCGCCCAGACCGAATGGGGCGCCGAGTCTACCAAGTAGACCAAATAGCACAGTAGGGGTAAGCTGTCCAAATTTCTAAGATGGTAGCatagtcagctgatcatAATCAATAGAGGTCCGtcccaccaccgccacctaGACCTGGTAGCTCATCTGGCCCTCCAGTGAGTTGTCGTGACGATGGAGGGTTCTTACCGTGGATTTTTAGCTGATAACAGTGACTGTAGCGCgcacctccccctccacctcGACCTACTGGACCTCCCACTCTACCTTCCAGAACACCAAGTACGTCAACACCATCAAGAGGGTTGCCACCTCCTTTACCACCCACCGGCTCGCTCGCACCACCCACACCACCGCGAAGACCGTCTTCAACTTCCGTTACTCCTCCGACACCTCCCGCGCCCCCTGCGCCGCCTGCAGGAGGTCCAAGGCGATTGCCTCCTCCTCGAGCTCCTCTACCGCCACCTAGGCAGCCTAGTCCCGAGCCGGAACCGGAgtatgaggaagaggaagaagcgcctcctccacctgttGGAATCAGTCCGGCAAGACACGCTCCTAGTAGGGGTGTACCGCCTCTGCCGCCTGCTTTACCTAGTCCTGCTTCTGTGAGTATAGATTTCACAAGTTTGGTGTGCAACTGTCTGTTGCAGACCATGTCCTTGCCATCTGCAAGAGCGTATCATAAATTATGCTGATTCCATGGAAACCTTAGCGTGCCGTTCCACCCGCACCAGCTCGAGCACCTCCCTCCCCAACTCCAGAAAGGACACGACCCCAACCTGCAGGAACGCATTtccctcccccacctcctccacctggtATATCTCCCGCCGCACGAACCCCCCCTGCTCCGCCTGTACTAAGTAACGGTACTGGAAATGGGTATCAGAACGACGATGACAACGAGGATCAAGGTGGGGTACCTGAACCCCCTGCTGTGGTAGGAAGCTGGACGTTCCCTATGAAAGGGATGTTCCCTGCTCCTAGGCCTTGGACAGGCGGTAAGAAGTGAGTCAATCTCACTGCAAGAATCTGTGACTCATGAGTGCTGATAAATGGGTTGATAATAGGTCGTATGCTAGTGGTAGGAATGGTGGAGCTGGAATAGGATGTACCGATTAAGGGAATTTGACGTACGAGTCTATGCTGAAGGAAGGATTTTTGGACGCTTCTCTGTATTTGCACCTGAGATACATACATACTCGTATGCACATACAATTCTGATATGATTGCGCATGTCGCAATCAATGCATGATCCCCTCAGCACTTGCACCACCTTTCTCCCAATTGCAACGTGGTTATCTAATCTCTGCTTTGGTGTGATGAGATTTGGAATTTTCCCTTTGGTTTTTGGGAATTCAGGAGATGGATGGCGTGATGTGCGTCATTCAGTGACAATTCGTTTTTTTCAATCAGTTCACCTCAAAACATCATAACATTTTCCATCTGTCCTCGCTACTTCCACTACATATTCATACTTGCTAAAGAGCTTCAACACAATACATAGAAGATAGAGTGTATACAGATCATTAGACAAAATGGCTACCAACATTACTTTCCACCCTGGTGTGTGACATACTTCCCTtaactcaagctgatctcGGTCTTCCGAGGGCCAGAAGCGTTCCGATGAATATCCCTACTTTTCTGTATTTCATGCTAACATCGTTTATCGACTAAATAGGCTCGGTCACTCAAGACGAACGAGATCAATTGTTGAACCAAAAGGGAGCTACTATCTGGTTGACTGGATTAAGTGCATCCGGAAAAGTGAGTATCGGTCATCGTCAAAATTGAACCTTTTGAAAGCTAATCTATCAATTCGCTTTGTTTTAGTCCACGATTGCTACTGCCTTGGAACAACATCTGTTACACAAGAAATTACACGCTTATAGACTGGATGGTGATAACATCAGATTTGGATTGAACAAGGTGGGTCGATTTCTTATTATACTTAGTAATTCAATTATATCAATTGACAAAATCATTATATTCATTAGGATCTTGGATTCGACCAAGCTTCAAGAGTAGAGAACGTAAGTCGAAGCAAACCCCCCTGATGTATCCTCATCACTTCGTACCTCTAATACCTGTGGTATCTCTTATTGCTCCCTCTCTGTTTTGGCCGGCTAATTGACTGTCCATGATGTAGATCCGAAGAATAGGCGAAgtctcccttctcttctctctctcatccACAATCGCCATAacagctttcatctctccataCATCTCCGACCGAGAGCTCGCCCGAACCTTACACGAGAACCACTCTCCGGCTATCCCTTTCATCGAAGTTTACGTGGATGCTCCTTTAGATGTGGTGGAGCAGAGAGATCCCAAGGGTTTGTACAAGAAGGCTAGGGCTGGTGaaatcaaaggtgagtgcaaTGAAGTGAATGTAGGCTGTTGTCAAGAGGGTAGAAtggcagaaggagatgaggtAGTCAGTCACTCGTGGAGGAAAGAACCAATGCGCAATCCACTCGTGTCACTTCAAACGCTCCACGTTCTATGGCTATATCCCACCACGCGTAAGATGTTTCACTTACTGACTATGTTTGTCTCTCTTTCACAGACTTCACTGGTATCTCTGCACCATACGAGGCTCCCGCCAAGCCTGAAATCCACATCAGGACTGACCAAGTCGACGTTGCTGGCGCAGTAGAGATCATCGTCAAGTACCTCGAagagaaaggtttgatccCTGCTTAAAATCATGGAGCTGTAACACACTAGATGGGATGCATATTTGTGATCACGGGACAAGAtaagcatcttcatctagaGCGCTGGCAGTGATCGTTTTCAGTCGAcaccaacatcctcatcgttcAACCGTATGTCGTTGAGGAGGCTGAACATGGCGAACGGATGTCGGAACAGCACGCTGTCTGACATCCTTTGTCATGTGGAAGTCTGGCAGCCATATCATGAGGTCACCATGTCAGAGACAAACTTGTTTCACCAGTCATCTTCCTTTTGTCATTGCCCCTCTTTGGCAGTTGGACACTCTCATGAGTTGAAAGTCAGTCAAGGTCAGTAGTACTAAGCGACTGGCTCAGTGCTCGATGAAAATAATGAGTTATAACCTGACGAAAACATATTCCCGAAGTGAGGttttcaagtgagtttgacTTACACTTATACTTACTGCACTGACATCGAGACTATAAAACTACAACTGCACGTCAAGATGGCATCTCCAAGTTTCGAGCCAACCGAGACCCTGACTGCACCAAGCCAGATCACTTATGAGCCATACAACGATACTCTACCTGATCGTCCCACAATTACTGCTCAGTGTACCCTGATAGTGCTCGTAGGGAGATATTAACCCCTGCCACATTATATACCAGTTTTGTCCATCGTACAACACACACCCTTGCGTACTCGGAGTGTGCAGCGGTCTTACAGAGTATATCGAGGGAACTTTCAATTACCTATGGGAATAAATCGAATATTAGGCCTTTTGTCAATTTGAGCAGCAAACAGCTCAACTCCCTTGTAGAGGTTACTGTTTACCTTTTCCAAGAGAAGAATCACGATACTTTACCTGATATCGTTAGGAGTGATGTATGGGGAGGTATAAAAACAATAGACCAgactgagatgatcgaatTGCGGGAATTTTTCAACCAGATGAAATCGGATGCTATGAAAGATCCACCTATCAAAAGTTATTTTTGCCcaatacaacaacaacgagaAGTACTGGCTTCTTATACCAACTCTGGGACGACCACATACAAGACCATCGATGTTGTGACTGATTATGCGATCTGTCAGAATGTTCAAAACCAAGAACCTTTCACCGATGAGAAATTCTCAAATGCTCAAAAGTTTTCTGAGTTGGTCCGAGAACATTATCCCCTGGATGGTAGTTCGAGAGCACCTTTGGTCTGGGACATCGAACGATTAGCTGATCGTGAGGGGTTCAAAGACAAAATTGGTATAAGTGCCATATCGCAGTTTACAGCAAACAAGATCAATATCCTTTATAAGTCAAAACCAAAGTCGAAaacatcatctttgatcaatacAGATATTGATATGGAAGAGAGGGTGGATGGTGATTCACTGATTTAGTGGCCAAAAGCACAAGCAAGTAGAGATGAGAGGACAAGTATCGTCGCTCAGTCCTTGACGAGCATAAGCAAGTTAATGTATGTTGCAGAAATCTGGAGAGGATAGGGAGTATGTGAAgtgatgtactgtacataaAGTCCATAAGAATGCACCTCGGAGTTCGTTAAGTGCCGATCAGTGGAGAGGTGTGCTACCCGGCGGGTTTTGtacaaatcatcaacgatgatgagtTATGAAAGATACTCATAGATCAATGTCTTCCAGGCGAAGTTCTTGGCCTGATAGAGTACACTGCCTGTACCAGGAAGCCGAACTCAATCCTCGGGGAGCA
The nucleotide sequence above comes from Kwoniella europaea PYCC6329 chromosome 1, complete sequence. Encoded proteins:
- a CDS encoding adenylylsulfate kinase — protein: MATNITFHPGSVTQDERDQLLNQKGATIWLTGLSASGKSTIATALEQHLLHKKLHAYRLDGDNIRFGLNKDLGFDQASRVENIRRIGEVSLLFSLSSTIAITAFISPYISDRELARTLHENHSPAIPFIEVYVDAPLDVVEQRDPKGLYKKARAGEIKDFTGISAPYEAPAKPEIHIRTDQVDVAGAVEIIVKYLEEKGLIPA